DNA from Stenotrophomonas acidaminiphila:
CTGCACAACCTCTATTACTACGAGAAGCTGATGGCCGACATGCGCGCGGCCATCGAGGCGGGAACCTTCCTGGCCTTCCGCGAGTCCTTCTATGCGGCGCGCGGGGCGCTCGCGCCGGCGCTGTAGCGTTTTTCCTGCCCCCACAGCAGGGTGGCCGCCGGGCCGGGCCGCGCCGGCAGGCGGTAGGCAGGGGCAGGGCGGGCGGACAGGCACGACACGGGCGCCCGGGAGTAGGGCCGTGCGGCAGTCAGCGGCAGGCCCCGCCTTGCAATTGGACCGGCCCGCCTCTATGGCATACTTCCACGCTTGAATCCGTTCCGCGGCGCCGGCCCCGGCAGGCACCGCCCGACAGTTAAGGACACACGATGAACCCGATGGCTATCCTGCTTCCCGTCGCCCAGGCCGCCCCGGCCGCCCCGGGCATGGGCACTTTCCTGCTGCCGATCGCCCTGATCGCGGTCATGTACTTCCTGATGATCCGCCCGCAGATGAAGCGCCAGAAGGAACACAAGGCGATGCTGGAGAAGATCGCCAGGGGCGACGAGGTGCTGACCAACGGCGGCATCGCCGGCGTGGTGACCGACATCGGCGACAACTTCATCACCGTCGAAGTGGCCGACAACGTCCGCATCCGCGTGCAGAAGGGCGCCATCGGCAACGTGCTGCCCAAGGGCACGCTGAAGTCCGCGGCCTGAGCCCGAGTTTCCCTTCCGTCATGACGCGGCGCCGGGACCGGCGTCGCGCAGGAACCCGCAATGCTTGAATTCCCACGCTGGAAGTACTTCCTGATCCTGGTCGTCCTGGCGGTCAGCGCGCTGTATGCGCTGCCCAACGTGTACCAGAAGGACCCGTCCGTGCAGATCACCGCCAACCGCGGCGGGCAGATCGACGATGCCCTCAAGCAGCGCGTCAGCGCGGCGCTGGGCGAGGCCGGGGTCACGCCCAAGTCGGTGGAGAAGGAAGGCGAGAGCCTGATCGTCCGCCTCGGTTCGCTCGATGCCCAGACCCGCGCCAACGACGTGCTGCGCGAGACGGCCGGCGAGAACTACACCGTCGCCCTGAACCTGGCCTCGACCGTGCCGGACTGGCTGGCCGGGCTCGGCGGCAAGCCGATGGTGCTGGGCCTGGACCTGGTCGGTGGCGTGCACTTCGCCCTGCAGGTGGACAAGAAGGCCGCGGTGGACAAGCGCTTCGACGCGTTCGCCGAGGACATCCGCACCACGCTGCGCGACAGCCGCGTGGGCTACCGCGCGGTCGAGCGCCGCGGCGAGAGCGACATCCAGGTGACACTGGCCAATGCCGCCGACGCCGACAAGGCCCGTGCCGCGCTGGTCAAGGCGCAGCCGACCCTGACCTACTCCGGCAGCGGCGAGCGCATCACCGTGACCGTGCCGCAGGCCGAGATGCTGCAGATCGCCTCCGGCGCCATCGAGCAGAACCTGACCACCCTGCGCAACCGCGTCAACGAGCTGGGCGTGGCCGAGCCGATCATCCAGCGCCAGGGCGACGACCGCATCGTGGTCGAGCTGCCGGGCGTGCAGGACACCGCAGAAGCCAAGCGCATGATCGGCGCCACCGCCACCCTGGAGTATCGCCTGGTGGTGGACGGCAACGCGCAGGACGCCATGACCAGCGGCCGCATCCCGCCGGAAGCGCGCCTGTACCGCGACCGCCGTGGCATGCCGGTGCTGCTGAACAAGCGCACCATCGTCACCGGTGACCAGATGGTCAAGGCCGAGGTCTCCACCGACCAGAACGGCCTGCCGGCGGTCGCGGTCACGCTCAACAGCGTCGGCGGCCAGCGCATGTTCGACGTCACCAGCGTCAACGTGAACAAGCCGATGGCCGTGGTCTACACCGAGCGCATTCCGCAGGTGACCATGGTCGATGGCAAGGAAGTGCGCAGCTTCCGGGTCAAGGAAGAAGTCATTTCCGTGGCCAACATCAACAGCCCGCTGGGCAAGAACTTCATCACCACCGGCCTGGAGAAGACCGAGGCCGACAGCCTGGCCAAGCTGCTGCGCGCCGGTTCGCTGGCCGCGCCGATGGACTTCGTCGAGGAATACGTGATCGGCCCCAGCCTGGGCGCGGAGAACGTGGCCCGCGGCGTCAAGGCGGTGGTGTTCTCGTTCGTGTTCACCCTGGTGTTCTTCACCATCTACTACCGCATGTTCGGCGCGATCACCTCGGTGGCGCTGCTGTTCAACCTGCTGATCGTGGTGGCGGTGATGTCGCTGTTCGGCGCGACCATGACCCTGCCGGGCTTCGCCGGCCTGGCGCTGTCGGTCGGCCTGTCGGTGGACGCCAACGTGCTGATCAACGAGCGCATCCGCGAGGAACTGCGGCTGGGCATGCCGGGCAAGGCCGCCATCGCCGCCGGTTACGAGAAGGCCTCGGGCACCATCCTCGACGCCAACCTCACCGGCCTGATCGTGGGCGTGGCGCTGTATGCGTTCGGCACCGGTCCGCTGAAGGGCTTCGCGCTGACCATGATCATCGGCATCTTCGCCTCGATGTTCACCGCGATCACCGTGTCGCGTGCGCTGGCGGTGCTGATCTACGGCCGTCGCAACAAGCTCCAGTCCGTGGCGATCTGACGCGAATCCCTTCGCGAAAGCCCGCACATGCGTGTGCGGGTTTTTTAAGGAAAATCCCTGCATGAAACTATTCCCGCTCCACATCGTCCCGAACGACACCAACATCGACTTCATGCGCCACCGCAGGCCGGTGCTCGCGTTGATGGTGGTGCTGCTGCTGGTGTCGCTGGCGATCATCGGCTTCAAGGGCTTCAACTACGCGCTGGAGTTCACCGGCGGCACGGTGGTGCGTACCCACTTCGAGAAGAGCGTCGACGCCGAAGCGGTGCGCGAGCGCCTGGCCGCGGCCGGCTTCGAGAACGCCCAGGTGCAGAGCGTGGGCGGCGGCAACGACCTGATGATCCGCCTGCCGCCCGATGGCGAGCACAACAACGCCGCCGACGCCGCGCAGAAGGTCGCCGAGAAGGTCCGCGCCGCGATCAGCCTGCCCGGCAACGCCGCTACCGCGCAGCCGGGCGAGTTCGTCGGCCCGCAGGTCGGCAAGGACCTGGTGATGAACGGCATCTACGCGACGCTGTTCATGGTGATCGGCTTCCTGATCTACATCGCCGCGCGCTTCGAGTGGAAGTTCGCGATGGTGGCCAGCATCACCGCGTTCTTCGACCTGATCCTGACCGTGGCCTACATGTCGCTGCTCGGCCGCGAGTTCGACCTGACCGTGCTGGCCGGCATGCTGTCGGTGATGGGCTTTGCCATCAACGACATCATCGTGGTGTTCGACCGCGTGCGCGAGAACTTCCGCAGCCTGCGCGTGGAGCCGCTGGAAGTGCTGAACCGCTCGATCAACCAGACGCTGTCGCGCACGGTGATCACCGCGGTGCTGTTCTTCCTGTCGGCGCTGGCGCTGTACCTGTACGGTGGCGAGTCGATGGAAGGCCTGGCCGAGACCCACATGGTCGGCGCGGTGATCGTGGTGGTGTCGTCGGTCATCGTGGCCGTCCCGCTGCTCAGCATCGGGCCGTTCAAGGTCTCCAAGCAGGACCTGCTGCCCAAGGCCAAGGACGTCGAGGAACTGGCGCGCCGCCCGTAAGGCCCGCCACCTCCCGACCGCGAAAGAGCCGCGCACCGCGCGGCTCTTTCCATTTGCGGCCTGCCCGCGATGACGCCGCCGGGGCGCCGGTTCCATGCGGTGGCGTCGGTTGTTTTCGCTGCGGGCGCACACTACGATCCTCGCGGTTCGGCGCCTGCCCGGCGTGTGCCGCGGCGCTGTTTTCCCGTATCCAACCGAGGTTTCCATGGTCATCAAACCGCGTGTGCGCGGCTTCATCTGCGTCACCACCCATCCGGCCGGCTGCGACGCGGCGGTCAAGGAACAGATCGACTACATCAAGGCGCAGCCCAGGCTCGCCCATGGCCCGAAGAAGGTGCTGGTGATCGGTGCGTCCACCGGTTACGGCCTGGCCGCGCGCATCAAGGCCGCCTTCGGCAGCGGCGCCGCCACGCTGGGCGTGTTCTTCGAGCGGCCGGGCAGCGAAAGCAAGCCGGGCACGGCGGGGTGGTACAACTCGGCTGCGTTCGAGAAGTACGCGCACCAGGCCGGCCTGTACGCGCGCAGCGTCAACGGTGATGCATTCTCCGACGAGGTCAAGGCCAAGGTCATCGAGATCATCAAGGCCGACCTGGGCCAGGTCGACCAGGTGGTCTACAGCCTGGCATCGCCGCGCCGCAAGCACCCGAAGACCGGCGAGGTGATCAGCTCCACGCTCAAGCCGATCGGCGCGCCGATCACGCTGCGCGGCCTGGATACCGACAAGGAAGTGCTGACCGAGACCACCCTGCAGCCGGCCAGCGCCGAGGAAATCGCCGGCACCGTGCAGGTGATGGGCGGCGAAGACTGGCAGATGTGGATCGACGCGCTGCTGGAAGCCGGGGTGCTGGCACCGGGCGCGACCACCACCGCGTTCACCTACGTCGGCGAGGAAATCACCCAGGCGATCTACTGGAACGGCTCCATCGGCGCCGCCAAGAAGGACCTGGACGCCAAGGTCAAGGACATCCGCGCCCGCCTGCAGGGCATCGGTGGCGACGCCCGCGTGTCGGTGCTCAAGGCGGTGGTCACCCAGGCCAGCTCGGCGATCCCGACCATGCCGCTGTACCTGTCGCTGCTGTTCAAGGTGATGAAGGACGAGGGCACCCACGAAGGCTGCATCGAGCAGCTCGACACCCTGTACGACATTCTCTACAACGGGCCGCAGGGCGGCGCCAACGCCGCCGACCACATCCGCCGCGACCTGGTCGACGGCAAGGGCCGCAGCGTCGCGCTGGTGGACGAGGAAGGCCGCCTGCGCGCCGACTACAAGGAAATGGCGCCGGAGGTGCAGGGCAGGGTGGTCGCGCTGTGGCCGCAGGTGACCAACGAGAACCTGTACGAGATCAGCGACCTGGCCGGCTACAAGGCGGACTTCCTGCGCCTGTTCGGTTTCGGCATCGACGGCGTGGACTATGACGCCGACGTCAACCCGGACGTGAAGATTGAGAACCTGGTTGACCTGACCTGATACGCAAAAGGCCGGCGTCCACGCCGGCCTTTTCGCATGCGACCCGGGCCGGCCGCTGGCCGGCGCGGTCTTACGCGTTGAACTCGAAGTTCATCTCCGGGCCGGCGGGGCCGACGAAGTCGCCCTGCACGTAATCCACGCCGGAGGTGAACAGCAGGCTCATCGTCGCCGCATCGGAGACGAACTCGGCGATGGTGCGGATGTCCTGCGACTGCGCGCGCGTGGTGATTTCCTGGATCTTGGGCAGCTGCTCGCGGGCCAGTGCCGGGTCCGCGGTGAAGCTGCTGTCCAGCTTGAGGAAACCCGGCTGGAAGTGGGCCAGCAGCTGGAACGAATCGAGCCCGGAACCGAACTGCTCCAGCCCGACCTTGCAACCCAGCGCCGAGGCCGCGGCCAGGAACTGCTGGGCATTGCGCAGGTGGGTGAACACCTTGGCCTCGGGGACCTGCAGCCACAGCTGGTCGCCGGACACCCCCTCGGCCTGCAGGCCGTCGCGGATCACCGCCAGCAGCTGCGGATCGGAGAACGATTCGGGCGTGATCCGCACCATCATGCAGGTGCGATGG
Protein-coding regions in this window:
- a CDS encoding trans-2-enoyl-CoA reductase (enzyme from Treponema denticola exhibits NADH-dependent trans-2-enoyl-CoA reductase activity) produces the protein MVIKPRVRGFICVTTHPAGCDAAVKEQIDYIKAQPRLAHGPKKVLVIGASTGYGLAARIKAAFGSGAATLGVFFERPGSESKPGTAGWYNSAAFEKYAHQAGLYARSVNGDAFSDEVKAKVIEIIKADLGQVDQVVYSLASPRRKHPKTGEVISSTLKPIGAPITLRGLDTDKEVLTETTLQPASAEEIAGTVQVMGGEDWQMWIDALLEAGVLAPGATTTAFTYVGEEITQAIYWNGSIGAAKKDLDAKVKDIRARLQGIGGDARVSVLKAVVTQASSAIPTMPLYLSLLFKVMKDEGTHEGCIEQLDTLYDILYNGPQGGANAADHIRRDLVDGKGRSVALVDEEGRLRADYKEMAPEVQGRVVALWPQVTNENLYEISDLAGYKADFLRLFGFGIDGVDYDADVNPDVKIENLVDLT
- a CDS encoding protein-export membrane protein SecF, whose amino-acid sequence is MKLFPLHIVPNDTNIDFMRHRRPVLALMVVLLLVSLAIIGFKGFNYALEFTGGTVVRTHFEKSVDAEAVRERLAAAGFENAQVQSVGGGNDLMIRLPPDGEHNNAADAAQKVAEKVRAAISLPGNAATAQPGEFVGPQVGKDLVMNGIYATLFMVIGFLIYIAARFEWKFAMVASITAFFDLILTVAYMSLLGREFDLTVLAGMLSVMGFAINDIIVVFDRVRENFRSLRVEPLEVLNRSINQTLSRTVITAVLFFLSALALYLYGGESMEGLAETHMVGAVIVVVSSVIVAVPLLSIGPFKVSKQDLLPKAKDVEELARRP
- a CDS encoding preprotein translocase subunit YajC, translating into MNPMAILLPVAQAAPAAPGMGTFLLPIALIAVMYFLMIRPQMKRQKEHKAMLEKIARGDEVLTNGGIAGVVTDIGDNFITVEVADNVRIRVQKGAIGNVLPKGTLKSAA
- a CDS encoding protein-export membrane protein SecD; the protein is MLEFPRWKYFLILVVLAVSALYALPNVYQKDPSVQITANRGGQIDDALKQRVSAALGEAGVTPKSVEKEGESLIVRLGSLDAQTRANDVLRETAGENYTVALNLASTVPDWLAGLGGKPMVLGLDLVGGVHFALQVDKKAAVDKRFDAFAEDIRTTLRDSRVGYRAVERRGESDIQVTLANAADADKARAALVKAQPTLTYSGSGERITVTVPQAEMLQIASGAIEQNLTTLRNRVNELGVAEPIIQRQGDDRIVVELPGVQDTAEAKRMIGATATLEYRLVVDGNAQDAMTSGRIPPEARLYRDRRGMPVLLNKRTIVTGDQMVKAEVSTDQNGLPAVAVTLNSVGGQRMFDVTSVNVNKPMAVVYTERIPQVTMVDGKEVRSFRVKEEVISVANINSPLGKNFITTGLEKTEADSLAKLLRAGSLAAPMDFVEEYVIGPSLGAENVARGVKAVVFSFVFTLVFFTIYYRMFGAITSVALLFNLLIVVAVMSLFGATMTLPGFAGLALSVGLSVDANVLINERIREELRLGMPGKAAIAAGYEKASGTILDANLTGLIVGVALYAFGTGPLKGFALTMIIGIFASMFTAITVSRALAVLIYGRRNKLQSVAI